The DNA sequence ATAACCGTCATTATAAAAGGTAATAGATACAGCATTGTGACTTTTGTCTTGTCGACTACTATATTAAAGGGAGGAAGAAAATATATTGAAATTATTGTAAAACCTAATAAAAACAGTGCTATATAGCTGAAAAGATATTTTTTTAGCTCAATATATGATAATTTAAACACCTTACTCATAATTCCTCCAACTCTCTATCTTAAGCTTCTTTTATTGATAACCATATATGAAGTAATGAAGAATAAGAAACCCCATAACAGCATTGTTAAAACTTGAATAGCACTTATATCCCAAAACTGCACCCAGGAAAATATAGTATAGTTTGGTGTTTTAGTAATGATTTGCTCTGTTAATGTTAAGTGCTCCTTTGTTCGGAGCTCTATAAAAATCGGAATGAAATGCTGTAATACTCCGAAAACGCTCAAGGTTATAATTAAAGTACTTGTAAATTTACGCATAGCAATAGATATTAGTAGACCAAATGAACCTATTACAAAGCTTATCAGCAAATAGATAATTAAAGAGAATATTGTAATTTTACCGATTAGGACTGCAATATCCAGTTTTCCATATATGCGGAGCTGCACTATGATCTCAATAAATCGAGAGCAAAGCCAAAAAAACAAACCGAATTTTAATATTACAAATATTTTTTCCAGTAGAACCTGAGTCCGAGTAAGTGCACCTGTAAATAAAATGTTGGATGTTCCATAGGTAAATTCTTTACCTAATACTGCACATGAATAATATAAAATAATAAAATTTATAACTCTGAAAAATTCAAATTGGTAATTATAGCTCGAGAATGACTTGGGGCTTATAAAAATCCACAATGATATATATAATGCTCCTATCAGCATTGCATATAAAAAACCCCTGGTTTTAACAACATTTATAAATTCATAGACTGAAAGTTTAATAATATTACTCAATTGTATTCTCTCCTATACTTTTTATGAATCTGTCTTCTAAGCTTATTTTTTGCTTATACATACCCCGTAGAGCAATTCCTTGTTGTATAATTTGGCTTATCACCTTTTCAATTTCATTAGGAGGTAAAAAAGCTATAACGTTTTCCCCGTTTTCAATAGAGCAATTAATAGATTTTGCTTTAAGGAAGCTTTGCAGTTGTTCTGCTTTTTCGGTTTCAAACACATATGGTATGCTGTCTTCAACTTCTTTGGAATCTATGTGCAACTCCTCTATTACTTTCCCGTTTTTAATAAATACAACTTTATCGCATATCGCTTCGATTTCCGTTAGTATGTGACTTGATATCAATACAGACAAACCTTTTTCGCGGGCCATATATTTAATAAACTGCCTAATGCTCGGTATAATATTGGGATCAAGACCATTGGTAGGCTCATCTAAAATAAGGAGACTGGGATAACCCAATACTGCCTGACCAATACCAAGTCTTTGCTTCATGCCTAGTGAATAGTTCTTTACTTTTTTATGAATAGAATTCTCAAGCCCTAGGAGTTTAACCATCTCATCGATTTCTGAACTTTTTATTCCTCCGAACACATGGGAAAAGAACTTTAGGTTTTCATAACCAGTCATATTGGGGTAAAATCCCGGAGCTTCAATAACACATCCCACTTGTTTGGCCTTGCCTTTTTTGTGTGTTCGTATATTCTCACCATTAATAAGGACATTCCCTTCATAATTTTTTATTAAGCCCACAATAATTCCCATAATAGTAGTCTTACCCGAACCATTGGGACCAACTAGACCCACAATTTCACTCTTATTAATAGAAAGATCTACATTGTCTAATACAGTTTGATTTTTATATTTTTTTGTTACTTTTTGAACTGATAAGATAGTATTATCCATAATCTTCTCCCTGTCAATTTTGTATATGTTTGCTGGATGCTATTCGATGCATAAAACTTCAGGTAAAAAACCTGGTTTATAAAACTGCAAGATCCCATAGCCTAGGCCTGCCAATCCTGTCATCAGACTTGAATTTTCCGTTTCATAAAAACCGCCGCCATTCCATCTATTATTGAAGTATTCGCTGATAAATTTTTGTAAGGTGGATAAACAACTTGCCTTTAGAGAAGTATCATCCAGAATATAAGCTGCATAATTCAATACACGGAGGTTGCCTAAATCTCCATGACATAGGCAAAAATCATTTCCAAAGGAATTCTCTTTGACTGTTTTTATTGCTAGGTCAATTTCTTTCATGATCATATCATCAGTGTATCCGTACTTTATAAGCATAAGCCTGGAAAGTAAGATTCCAGGTGCACCATGGCACCAGGCATTGGAATATCCTTCTTTGTTGAGCTGCTTACGCCAATTGTTGTACTTCTCGTCAAACATACTTCTCTCATAGCAAAGTGAGCTTTTCAGCACACCTAAAAGGTCATCGTCGTTTATTATACTATATAATCTAATCAACTGTGAATCAACTCCGGCATTTCCATGGGAGAACCCTACAAAACCTTCTTCACCCCAGGTAATTCCCCTATTTTCTTCAAAAACAACAATCTTTTCTTTTATAAGTTTATAAATATTAACACAAATATCAACAAGTAAATTTTTAACATGGCTGCCTTCTGATTTTTCATAAATTGAAAGAATTGCCCCCATCGAACCCGACAAGCCTGAAATAATATCATAATGCTGGTCCAAAGCCAGTAATTCCTTTATTATATAAATTTTATTATAAACATAGTTTATTAAGTCTTTTTTATTTGAAATTTTACCTATATGGAATATTGAATAAAGCCATCCGCTTATTCCGCAGAAGAAGCCGATTTTTTCCTTCTTAATATCTTTTATATCTTCTATATAATTTATTACGGAAGTAATAGTTTCAAATGCAGCTGCAGTGTATTTCTCCTCTCCAGTTATTGCTCCCAAGTGGGCCAGAAACAGGGCAATTCCACAGTTGCCGGAGTATATGTCGTTTCCTACATTTGTAATTTCATAATAATCCTTTATAATCTCCATTAGGCCTATCCATGTTCTATCAATTTGCCCATTTTTTTTACCGGCAATACTTTTTTCTAAGATGAAATCGCCAATAGTTTTTGCAGTGCGAATCAATACATTATGCATTTCAATACATTCCACCGACTCCTGGAATCTAATTTTTGTTTCGGATCTGCCATCGGTCTCTGATTTATAGTTATAGCTGCAATTTATCAAAGCCAACTGTCGGTTAAAATCATGATCAGAAAGTCCTTCAATCTTTCCGGTGACAGTACCGAGTGTTGAGCCCATTGGTAAAGAGGCAACTTCTTTCTTACTGCCATCCAGTACCTTATCCTTTTCTAGATATACCGAAAAATAAGGTACATCACCGTTTAGCATCTGGGAAAGTTCAGATACAGCAATATCCTTTTTATCCTCATCAGTAACCAAGCCGATTCTGTGAAGGTATACCTTCCTGTCTATGGGATTTCTTAACAGATCAGGGTGATAGCTTGTGCTAAGCAGTTGCATATATATGTTTGTAGGTCTGTATAAAATCCTGCATAGACATCCTTCAAACATATCATTGACTGTTGCCTTGAATAAGTCCTTATTTTCCTGTATCCATTTATATGTATAAATAAACCCATCTTTTATTTCCTTTATATATTGTTCTGATTTTACGTTATTCCCGTCAATAATGGGGCTATTGTCTTTTGAATGTATATAGCCATAACCAGCTTCCACTTTAATTTCATCGGTATCAATATCTTTAATAAATATACTTTTAAAAGGTGCAACCTGTTCATTTTCATTACTCAGGCCACCTATTTCCAATACTTTATTATTTTTTTGATTGACTATCTGAGTAGGAAGCAATGCAATTCCCTTTACTGAGCTATTTATTATTCGCATAGCCACAGTAGAAGCATCTGAGCTTTCCATGTTTATATTAAGTATTTCAGGGTGAAATAGTGTTTCCAAATCAATCAGTACCGGTTGGTCGCCATGTGCAATTAAATTCTCATAGTGAAAGTCTTTTGCGTTGAATAAATACAATAAGCACAATAATTGACCTATACGGCTGTAGAATCTTGCAATATCATTTGGACTTTGGCAATAAGTATGATCTATAAATTCCATCCATCCTGCACTATCAATGTAATGTACTTTAGGGGACTTTAATTTATAAAAGCAGTGAATATCTTGCTGATTTATCCAGTCAATAAAACTTAAATATTTATACTCCAAATCTAAAGCCCTTGGTTTGTAGGCTAAGCGTACGCCCGAATCAAATGTTATGCATGCCACTGACTTTCCGTCATTATGAGTATCGCCGGTACCCAAAACAATGCTTCTTATTTTGCCAAGGCCTTTTCCTTCACTAAAACAGTCAGAGAGATTATTGTATTCATTTTTTGTATTGCGAATAATATCCTTCAAATATTTGCATGTATTTTCTACCTTTATCTTCATTAAGCGGGTTAATTCATTATACTCGTCGTATAAAGACCTTAAATATGATTCATCTTTCAATAATGTATTAGCAAAGTATTCTGCCTTTTGCGTTGAATTTTCACCCAATAGTCTATTATCCATTCTGGCAATATTTGTTTCCAGAATAAGCACTCTATAAGACATATCATTAAGGTTGCCAAGTATAGTACAAATAATTTCAAAAAGAAATTCATCTTTATTAACGATAAAATCCGATTCAGTTATATAAAGATAAAAATCATTGATGTGATACCTGATTATAGGCCTAAAGAACCAGACCCATTTGTAAGTCTTGGCAGCTCTGCTAAAAATAGCGTTAAAATATGAATCAGAGTGATCTAGGTTTTCTAAGAAACTAAACATGGAACTTAGATCATTTTGATGAGGTGTGTGATATTCCTTTTTCAACTCTTTAAAATCGGTTCCTGAATAATCCTTTAATATTTTTATTAAATCACTGGGTTTTTTTATTTCTGGAAACAGTGTCATCCAAAAATCTATTACATCATCAAATGTAATATTATAAACTTCTTGTAAATACGTTTCCGCAGTATTACTTTTATAATCAGTCATTAAAAAGCTCCTCGTGTTTAGTTCGGAAGGGTAATAGTGTTGCTTAAAATTATATCGAATTTTTTTGTTTTTTTGTAAAATGACTTAGAAACCAATTTACAGACAAATTAATACTGTTTCTTTATTAAACAGTTAAGCACATCTTGTTCCACCATTACACTCAGCCGATACGGTGTAAACACGGCCGCAGCGTGCAACG is a window from the Pseudobacteroides sp. genome containing:
- a CDS encoding ABC transporter ATP-binding protein; its protein translation is MDNTILSVQKVTKKYKNQTVLDNVDLSINKSEIVGLVGPNGSGKTTIMGIIVGLIKNYEGNVLINGENIRTHKKGKAKQVGCVIEAPGFYPNMTGYENLKFFSHVFGGIKSSEIDEMVKLLGLENSIHKKVKNYSLGMKQRLGIGQAVLGYPSLLILDEPTNGLDPNIIPSIRQFIKYMAREKGLSVLISSHILTEIEAICDKVVFIKNGKVIEELHIDSKEVEDSIPYVFETEKAEQLQSFLKAKSINCSIENGENVIAFLPPNEIEKVISQIIQQGIALRGMYKQKISLEDRFIKSIGENTIE
- a CDS encoding type 2 lanthipeptide synthetase LanM family protein, which translates into the protein MTDYKSNTAETYLQEVYNITFDDVIDFWMTLFPEIKKPSDLIKILKDYSGTDFKELKKEYHTPHQNDLSSMFSFLENLDHSDSYFNAIFSRAAKTYKWVWFFRPIIRYHINDFYLYITESDFIVNKDEFLFEIICTILGNLNDMSYRVLILETNIARMDNRLLGENSTQKAEYFANTLLKDESYLRSLYDEYNELTRLMKIKVENTCKYLKDIIRNTKNEYNNLSDCFSEGKGLGKIRSIVLGTGDTHNDGKSVACITFDSGVRLAYKPRALDLEYKYLSFIDWINQQDIHCFYKLKSPKVHYIDSAGWMEFIDHTYCQSPNDIARFYSRIGQLLCLLYLFNAKDFHYENLIAHGDQPVLIDLETLFHPEILNINMESSDASTVAMRIINSSVKGIALLPTQIVNQKNNKVLEIGGLSNENEQVAPFKSIFIKDIDTDEIKVEAGYGYIHSKDNSPIIDGNNVKSEQYIKEIKDGFIYTYKWIQENKDLFKATVNDMFEGCLCRILYRPTNIYMQLLSTSYHPDLLRNPIDRKVYLHRIGLVTDEDKKDIAVSELSQMLNGDVPYFSVYLEKDKVLDGSKKEVASLPMGSTLGTVTGKIEGLSDHDFNRQLALINCSYNYKSETDGRSETKIRFQESVECIEMHNVLIRTAKTIGDFILEKSIAGKKNGQIDRTWIGLMEIIKDYYEITNVGNDIYSGNCGIALFLAHLGAITGEEKYTAAAFETITSVINYIEDIKDIKKEKIGFFCGISGWLYSIFHIGKISNKKDLINYVYNKIYIIKELLALDQHYDIISGLSGSMGAILSIYEKSEGSHVKNLLVDICVNIYKLIKEKIVVFEENRGITWGEEGFVGFSHGNAGVDSQLIRLYSIINDDDLLGVLKSSLCYERSMFDEKYNNWRKQLNKEGYSNAWCHGAPGILLSRLMLIKYGYTDDMIMKEIDLAIKTVKENSFGNDFCLCHGDLGNLRVLNYAAYILDDTSLKASCLSTLQKFISEYFNNRWNGGGFYETENSSLMTGLAGLGYGILQFYKPGFLPEVLCIE